From the Manihot esculenta cultivar AM560-2 chromosome 14, M.esculenta_v8, whole genome shotgun sequence genome, the window ATGGCAAGTTGCGACtctttttaataaaacaaagtaaattagtttagatttttaTATGTAAGCTTATTACCATTTTTCAGTAGGTAAACGGTTGTTTTGCATTccagaaaattaaaaagttctATTTGATGCTTTCCCAATTCTCTCTTAaataagaaggaaaaaaaaaacaaaggcaATTAATATATCTAAATCTATGGAAAAGacgttttaatttataataatatgttGTTCAATTATTGAGATTTAAATATTCCACAACTTcgtttttaattacttgttaatAGCTTTACGGGTCATAAAGTTGTTACGAGCAAGTCATTCTTAATGGATTGAATTACATTTAAAAGCCAAAAtccaattaaataaaatgaagtcCTTGAGAGTAAAATGTCGTTGTGGATGATTAGTCCAACATCTTGCACAGTAATCTTTAAACAACTAGAAAAGGCCTTAAACAGGGGAGAAACAGAAAATTAACAAAGatgaaagtaaaaaataaaaaggcagGGAACTGCAATTTCCTTTCAAATCATTTGTTAAGTACAGAATTTGTCATAGTTCTGCTAGAGATGAATAGGGACATTAAGCCGCCACACCTTCATATCACAATCCAAACTCCCACTGTAAATAAGGTACGATGTATGAGAATGGTTGTGCTCGTCAATTGTTGCTGTCAAGCACTTGACAGGCCCTTTATGCCCTTCCAATACTGCCAAACATGAATAATTCCTTTCAACACATTTCCAAACTCTTATGGTTTTGTCTGCAGAACCACTACACACCAAATCACACACAACTACTAAGCACAATATGGACTGTGTATGTCCTCTTAGAGCACCCATAACTACCATGCCACCGTCGCCGCCATCCTTCTCCCACACCAGTATGGACCGATCGCAGGAACCGGAGTATAGAACAGACCCATCGGTGCCTAGTGCCAGGGCGTTAATCCCTGAGTTGTGTCTCTCTAACGTATCCACTAGGGAATGCTTCTTCTCCCCTGAACTTTTCCTCCACACCTTGATTTTCTTGTCTGCTGATCCTGTATATACATCGCCATCACTTGAAGCTGCCACTGCGTTTATGGCATCATCGTGTGCACTGAATACTGACTCCAAACATTTGAAGTCACTTGTCCTCCATATCTTCAGTGTCCTATCCCATGAAACGGAATACAGAAGGGACTCGTCCTTTGACAAGGCAAGTGCAGAGACTGTATCGACGTGATGAACCCATGTGCATGTTTTGTGTCTTCTAATCTGAACCTGGTTCTTTGGTAATAGAATCTTTAAGGCTCGGTCACCAAGTGTGGGTAGCGTGGCTAAATGGGTATATTTTTGTTGATCAGGTTCTTGGTTGCTGATTTTCCATACTCGGATTTTGTGGTCTTGATGAGCGCTAAAGAGTTTATCAGCTAAAACTACAAGAGATTTCACTGCACCTTTCCCCACAGCTACTACGTTGTTGCATAGGCTTTCATGATCTAGTTCTGAGTCCAGCTGGTTTCGTTTCCAAAATCGGATTTCTTTGTCTGAGGAGCCACCATAGAGGAACTTTCCAGCTAGGGTGAGCGAGGATATATAACTCTGGTGACCCTTGAGAGTGGCGAGGCAGTGGTGGTCGATGCCGGAGAGGAATTTCTGGTGATGGGGTTGTGAGGAAAGTGAAGGAACCGACCGAAGACTAGGCTGTGAGCAAAGAGATTCAGAATCATACGCCGAGTGGGAGTGGCATTGCATGATTCCCAACATCTCTTGagatagaataaaaaaaatgggAAAAGAGAATGAGAGAAAAGATGGCGAAGTGAGTTAATTATATGGAGAATGAATGGCAATAGTGGGCTTAAACCTTGAATTCGGGTaggtttttaaattaatgaaaggtTAAAGTTcgaaaattttgaattagtgtttcaaaaaaaaagaaaaaaaatatttttaattaatcattttattaattaaaaatatttttcttattacAATCTCTATACTTCCACTTCTTTCCGGACAATAATAAAGGGGATGTTTTGCAAAAAGTGAAGCAGGAACGGCCCACTTAGACCTTTCTAATGTCTGAGTGGAGTGAAAGAAATGGTTCAGCAAAGTCTGAAGagacttatttattatttcattgtTTATTTGTTTCTCCTCCCTCTTTCTATTGTGCAGGCGAAACAGAGAAAATCTGATGTTTGTAAGGAAAGATCTGTTGGAAAATGATTCATCTATCCATCAAGAACAGAAAAattcgataaaaaaaaaaagaacagaaAAAACAAAACATAAAAGTAGGGTGATGTAAGTTTCATCCTGAATTCTTCAATACTGAGCTGAGCTCAGCAGTTTTGATCCACCGCCATTATAATAATCCTCCGTGGACTGTCGCAAGCATCCACATGGTTGCTTCCATCTTGCTTTCTCCCGGATAAGTCATCGACTTCATGTTTTAGATAGATCTTCATTATCTAAAAAGCTCCTTTTTTTTTACAAGGTCATTATCACTTCTTATCTATTTGCAAATcgagttaaaaatatttttgagttCAACTCATTTGAAGGAGACTCCTTTGCTTTATGCACAGCAAGGGATAAGATAAAAGTGTTGAAGGTTGATTTAAAATTATcacataattaatattaatttaatttaatttttgttaattgtttttttcatatattttagattttattttcttataagtTATTGAGTTAAATCACGTTTACTGTAATGACATTATTTTCTCATTtctgttattaatattttattagtttatttataatacttatttaaaaaatattaaattattgtatTAAATCTAAAGTATATAAACCGTATAATTCTATTAGTGACAAAGTAATATAGACAATgtacaaattaaaatttcagttcAAATACAGCAATCTACTTTTTTAGTATATAAGCTACTTCTCCAATTTCAACAAATTCATCTTCATTTGAAAATGAAATTCCTTCGAGAAAATTCAGATCATTGGCTGAAATTTATGAGattttacaattattttttgtaaCTGATTCAACAACTTTTAAAGAAGTAACGAAGAAATAAGAGTGGCGTGATACTATGAAAGATGAAATACAACAATTCAAAGGAATGAAACTTTAAAATTTGTGAATCTTTCTAAATATAAGAAATCTATTAGAGTTAAATGGGTTTTGGAATAAAGTTTCAATCAAAAGGTGACTTTCAAAAACAAAAAGCTCAACTTGTGGTGAAAGGCTATTCACTGCAATAAGGTGTGGATTATTATAATACATTTACTCCTGTTTCATGGTTTGAAATCTATAAAGTTCAAGAAGAAAAATATGTAACTACAACTTCATCAGTATGTCAAGAAATTTAGTTAAGAAgaattcttatagtataaatgATCAAGTGGCAGATATTCTCACAAAATCACtttctcaaaacaaatatgtCTATTTCAGAAATCAACTGGAAATatacaattttaaattaagagtGTGTTgaagattaatttaaaattagcaCATAGTTAAGGTTAGTCTAATTTAATCTTTGTTAATTATTTTctgttcaaattttttaaattctatttccTTGTCTGAGTCAAATCACGTTTACTGTACTAATATTATCTTTTCAtttctattattaatattttattagtttgtTTGTAATCCTTATTTAAAAGACACTGAGTTATTAAGTTAGCATTGCaatatactaaaatataaagtaaattaaattattagatatattgtaatttttgaatgaaatcgttagtttttaaaatttaattggttaatttcaattaattatattttttaactatttagtatgttatttacttttaatatcatttaaatttaaataattagtttTATGCTCTCTTTTTATCATCATTCCCCAATAAAAAGGATAACTTGAATCTCAAAAGCAGACATGGATGAGAAGGCAAGGTATACATGTGTCATCATATTATGGATGGTAATGGGTGCCAGGAGGTAATGGGTGGccatgaaataaaattaaaattgcatAATTCGTGTGATAAGATGATGATGTTTGATGAAACTCCTAAGTGCATAGCTTGTTTTTGGAGTGGACGACAATTCCATGCTGCTTCTCTATGAGTATGTCTTGCACTATAATTCTCACCATCCATCTGTCACACTCTAGTTTTGACATGATTATCGAGCTTTTTAAGATTTGAACTGATTAATCAACTGGTCTAAACAGCAACCTGCGCATTGGTCCCATTAACAGAACAAAGAAATTGATGACATCTGGTTGGACATGCATGAGGGTTAATGAACTTGCTATTAAGGTCTCAACCACTAAATTCAGATACCCTTTTCAAAGTTTCAATCGTGGCACCAATCTCCAGATGGAGAGAAATTAAAAGGAGAGAAGGTTCACAGATCCATACAGTAGCTGGAATCTGAGCATGTGGGTTTAGGTCTGGTTTCATACAACTGCTAACTGGTCCTTTTCTCTTCACACTTCCTATGTCTCCCTAATTTTGATAATGGCTTAAATGCCTTGAACCCTTTTGGGTTATTTTGTTGACCCTTCTGCTTCTCTGATCCTGAGATGACAACACTCAAATGCACCTAAGTGGGACCATTGATTGCAATCCTTGGACCCAGCAACAGTGAAGTTTTGCTTGGATTTATAGTATCCACAGTGTCTCATGTTCTCGATGCCTGACTGTGACTTTTCCTTTGACCTAAATGGTTGGTCTCAGGTAGGTAAATTTATCTTCATCAAAAACTGATTTTAGCAAAAGGTGTATCTAATAGGTAGGCATAAAGCAAGGGTTATTATCCTTATCCAGCCCCAGTTTTCTTTCAGGTAATTGATACTGCTTACGTAAAAAGATTGCTTATTTTATAGAATATGCAAAagtaatttacttttatttttttcccctCATTATGCTTAAATCAATTTCCATATTACTTTCTGGAGAAGAGATTGTCAAATCAATTTCcatctatatatattttttatggtaaattttcttttattagattTATTGGTGACATGCCTCAAATGgtagtaaacaattaatgtttgaCCCACAAACAATTAATGgtataaatattttctaaagaaataatttattttttattatttaattgattttataatACAATTATTGTAATAATCATTGATCatgatatataaattttatttaagctCATTGTTATCTTGTTATAGTGATTTGAACTAATTAGCTTTTGAAGGTGACGAAGGGACCAACAAATCTCAAGACAAGGAATAGAAAGAAACCTACTCGAATGAAAGCAACATGTATAAAAGCAAAGCTAGCTATATATAGTGTGGTGGGGATATTCAAAATCTAGCTCATCTTTCTCTTTTGATATGTATTTTACAGGTAGCCATGTCTATTCCTTACATTACAATATAGGCCACTGGTTCAACTTGCTCTACcctatacatatattttttgtCTACTTGTCCTATTATTACGTACACGACTGTTGGATTTGTAAGCTTTATTGACGTGGGTGTGGTCTTCGCTCTTCTGTCTCTTCTATGGATGATGTTGAAAACCCTAGAGGACTAGCTAGATGTGGCTTTTGCAAAATTAAGGGTTATGTTCTTTAATGCATGTGAACCCATGAATCATCTCAATCACTGTTTCTCAAAAATATCTCCAATTTTAGAAacag encodes:
- the LOC110631319 gene encoding protein JINGUBANG — protein: MLGIMQCHSHSAYDSESLCSQPSLRSVPSLSSQPHHQKFLSGIDHHCLATLKGHQSYISSLTLAGKFLYGGSSDKEIRFWKRNQLDSELDHESLCNNVVAVGKGAVKSLVVLADKLFSAHQDHKIRVWKISNQEPDQQKYTHLATLPTLGDRALKILLPKNQVQIRRHKTCTWVHHVDTVSALALSKDESLLYSVSWDRTLKIWRTSDFKCLESVFSAHDDAINAVAASSDGDVYTGSADKKIKVWRKSSGEKKHSLVDTLERHNSGINALALGTDGSVLYSGSCDRSILVWEKDGGDGGMVVMGALRGHTQSILCLVVVCDLVCSGSADKTIRVWKCVERNYSCLAVLEGHKGPVKCLTATIDEHNHSHTSYLIYSGSLDCDMKVWRLNVPIHL